A window of Onychostoma macrolepis isolate SWU-2019 chromosome 01, ASM1243209v1, whole genome shotgun sequence contains these coding sequences:
- the LOC131542953 gene encoding polymeric immunoglobulin receptor-like isoform X3 has protein sequence MSVIRSAYIGQTITFNCKYDHKFKTHTKVFYRVNVDPVHVLNSSQSSQSSEEKFILTDRQKDHFTVTIRDISAEDGGVYLCGVERDGSDKPPSETSITHITFIKEIELNVYSQITSVQVQAYISKSVFITCKFPQEFKENKKFIQKDSSQKIPVDEQKRWIRHDKVHIYDDTSKGLLKVFISDLTAADEATYRCGVNTAADDDPFLEVKLKINPVPPVIRREGDSAEIRCPYDGNHTKEIKLLCKGKCFTQDARNIIQSDEDHVKNPKISVKDDTELNLFTVNMTDLRAKDAGKYWCAVKDVFNLPFELMIIMKDAVTHEASVGGSASISCKHIRNHSQRFFCRGDQPNICIRDGVSVSSNNSPNGRFSLTEETFTVKISDLRAEDSGKYWCGEESSGSFIFTEVQLHVTRGVKCYNQVPAQSTREITR, from the exons ATGTCTGTTATCCGATCTGCATATATTGGTCAAACGATCACTTTCAACTGTAAATATGATCATAAGTTTAAAACACACACCAAAGTCTTCTACAGAGTGAACGTGGATCCTGTGCATGTGCTGAACAGCTCTCAATCATCACAATCATCTGAGGAGAAGTTCATCCTgactgacagacagaaagatcaTTTTACTGTGACCATCAGAGACATTTCTGCAGAGGATGGTGGAGTTTATTTATGTGGAGTGGAGAGAGACGGATCAGATAAACCACCTTCAGAAACATCAATTACTCACATCACCTTCATTAAAGAGATTGAGCTGAATGTTTATA GTCAAATAACTTCTGTCCAGGTTCAGGCCTACATCAGTAAATCAGTCTTCATCACGTGTAAATTTCCACAAGAattcaaagaaaacaagaaattcATCCAGAAAGATTCATCACAGAAGATCCCTGTTGATGAACAGAAGCGATGGATCCGTCATGATAAAGTGCACATTTATGATGATACCAGTAAAGGACTGTTGAAGGTTTTTATCAGTGATTTAACTGCAGCTGATGAAGCGACGTACAGATGTGGAGTGAATACTGCTGCTGATGATGATCCGTTCCTTGAGGTCAAACTGAAGATCAATCcag TGCCTCCAGTGATCAGACGTGAAGGAGATTCAGCTGAGATCAGATGTCCTTATGATGGAAACCACACAAAAGAAATAAAGCTTCTGTGCAAAGGAAAGTGTTTCACTCAAGATGCTCGAAATATCATTCAATCAGATGAAGATCATGTTAAAAACCCAAAGATTTCAGTAAAGGACGACACTGAACTCAATCTCTTCACTGTGAACATGACTGACCTGAGAGCAAAGGATGCTGGGAAATACTGGTGTGCAGTGAAAGATGTGTTTAACCTTCCCTTTGAGCTCATGATCATCATGAAGGACG CGGTCACTCATGAAGCGTCTGTCGGAGGATCAGCGTCCATCAGCTGTAAACACATCAGGAATCACAGTCAGAGGTTTTTCTGCAGAGGAGATCAGCCGAATATCTGCATCAGAGACGGAGTTAGTGTTTCATCAAATAACAGTCCAAATGGCAGATTCTCTCTGACTGAAGAAACCTTTACTGTGAAGATCAGTGATCTGAGAGCAGAGGATTCTGGGAAATACTGGTGTGGAGAGGAGAGTTCGGGGTCCTTCATATTCACTGAAGTTCAGCTACATGTGACCAGAG GTGTTAAGTGCTATAATCAGGTCCCtgcccagtcaacacgtgagatcacgcgatga
- the LOC131542953 gene encoding polymeric immunoglobulin receptor-like isoform X2: protein MSVIRSAYIGQTITFNCKYDHKFKTHTKVFYRVNVDPVHVLNSSQSSQSSEEKFILTDRQKDHFTVTIRDISAEDGGVYLCGVERDGSDKPPSETSITHITFIKEIELNVYSQITSVQVQAYISKSVFITCKFPQEFKENKKFIQKDSSQKIPVDEQKRWIRHDKVHIYDDTSKGLLKVFISDLTAADEATYRCGVNTAADDDPFLEVKLKINPVPPVIRREGDSAEIRCPYDGNHTKEIKLLCKGKCFTQDARNIIQSDEDHVKNPKISVKDDTELNLFTVNMTDLRAKDAGKYWCAVKDVFNLPFELMIIMKDAVTHEASVGGSASISCKHIRNHSQRFFCRGDQPNICIRDGVSVSSNNSPNGRFSLTEETFTVKISDLRAEDSGKYWCGEESSGSFIFTEVQLHVTRAPAPEELSAGPCNEPALLLLLRSRTALQTDPHLISFTLC from the exons ATGTCTGTTATCCGATCTGCATATATTGGTCAAACGATCACTTTCAACTGTAAATATGATCATAAGTTTAAAACACACACCAAAGTCTTCTACAGAGTGAACGTGGATCCTGTGCATGTGCTGAACAGCTCTCAATCATCACAATCATCTGAGGAGAAGTTCATCCTgactgacagacagaaagatcaTTTTACTGTGACCATCAGAGACATTTCTGCAGAGGATGGTGGAGTTTATTTATGTGGAGTGGAGAGAGACGGATCAGATAAACCACCTTCAGAAACATCAATTACTCACATCACCTTCATTAAAGAGATTGAGCTGAATGTTTATA GTCAAATAACTTCTGTCCAGGTTCAGGCCTACATCAGTAAATCAGTCTTCATCACGTGTAAATTTCCACAAGAattcaaagaaaacaagaaattcATCCAGAAAGATTCATCACAGAAGATCCCTGTTGATGAACAGAAGCGATGGATCCGTCATGATAAAGTGCACATTTATGATGATACCAGTAAAGGACTGTTGAAGGTTTTTATCAGTGATTTAACTGCAGCTGATGAAGCGACGTACAGATGTGGAGTGAATACTGCTGCTGATGATGATCCGTTCCTTGAGGTCAAACTGAAGATCAATCcag TGCCTCCAGTGATCAGACGTGAAGGAGATTCAGCTGAGATCAGATGTCCTTATGATGGAAACCACACAAAAGAAATAAAGCTTCTGTGCAAAGGAAAGTGTTTCACTCAAGATGCTCGAAATATCATTCAATCAGATGAAGATCATGTTAAAAACCCAAAGATTTCAGTAAAGGACGACACTGAACTCAATCTCTTCACTGTGAACATGACTGACCTGAGAGCAAAGGATGCTGGGAAATACTGGTGTGCAGTGAAAGATGTGTTTAACCTTCCCTTTGAGCTCATGATCATCATGAAGGACG CGGTCACTCATGAAGCGTCTGTCGGAGGATCAGCGTCCATCAGCTGTAAACACATCAGGAATCACAGTCAGAGGTTTTTCTGCAGAGGAGATCAGCCGAATATCTGCATCAGAGACGGAGTTAGTGTTTCATCAAATAACAGTCCAAATGGCAGATTCTCTCTGACTGAAGAAACCTTTACTGTGAAGATCAGTGATCTGAGAGCAGAGGATTCTGGGAAATACTGGTGTGGAGAGGAGAGTTCGGGGTCCTTCATATTCACTGAAGTTCAGCTACATGTGACCAGAG